DNA from Amycolatopsis sp. DSM 110486:
GCACCGCGGGCGACCACGAGCTTCGCCGCGTCGGCCAGCGAGAGCACACCGGCGCAGTGGGCCGCCGCGAGCTCGCCGATCGAGTGCCCGGCCAGCACGTCGGGCTTCACGCCCCACGACCGGACCAGGCGGAACAGCGCGACCTCCAGTGCGAACAGCGCCGGCTGCGTGTACCGCGTCTCGTCGAGCGCTTCGCCGCTGTCGATGACCTCACGGATCGGGCGGTCCAGGTGCTTGTCCAGCTCGGCGCAGACCTCGTCGTACGCGGCGGCGAACGTGGGCTGCTGCTCGGCGAGCCGCTTTCCCATGCCGGTGCGTTGCGAACCCTGGCCCGCGAAGAGAAACGCCGTGCGGCCCGAGGTGGTGACGCCGCTGACGACGCCGCGGGCCTCCTCTTCGTCGACCAGCGCCGCGAGGCCCCGCACGAACTGCGGCGACCGGCTGCCGATCAGCACCGCCCGGCGATCGAACGCGCTGCGGGCGGTGGCCAGCGAAAGGCCGATGTCCGCGAGGCTGCCTTCGGGCTCTTCGTCCACGTAGGACATCAGCTGCTCGGCCTGCGCCCGCAGCGCCGCGGCACCGCGGCCGGACACCGGCCACGCGACCGGGCCGTCGTGCTCGGGCACCCCGCCGCCGGAGACGACCTCGCGCCGGTCGCCTTCCTCCAGGATCACGTGCGCGTTGGTGCCACTGACACCGAACGACGAGACGCCCGCGCGGCGCGTGTGGCCGTTCGGCAGCCACTTCACCGGCTCGACGAGCGCCCGGACCGCGCCGGTCGACCAGTCGATCTCGGTGGACGGACGGCTGACGTGCAAGGTCGCGGGCAGCTCACCGTGCTGCATCGCCAGGACCATCTTGATGACACCCGCCGCACCGGCCGCCGCCTGTGTGTGACCGATGTTCGACTTCACCGAGCCGATCCACAGGGGGCGGTCGGCCGAAGTCTGCGTGCCGTAGGTCGCCAGCAGCGCCTGGACCTCGATGGGGTCGCCGAGCTTCGTGCCGGTGCCGTGCGCTTCGACCGCGTCCACTTCGGACGGTTCGAGGCCGGCATCGGCCAGCGCCGCCCGGATCACGCGCTGCTGCGCGGGACCGTTGGGAGCGGTGAGGCCGTTCGAAGTGCCGTCCTGGTTGACCGCGCTGCCCTTGAGGACCGCGAGCACCGGGTGCCCGTGGGCCCGCGCGTCGGCGAGCCGTTCCAGCACGAGCACGCCGGCGCCTTCGGACCAGGTGGTGCCGTCGGCGTCGTCGGAGAACACCTTGCACCGGCCGTCGGCGGCGAGCCCCTGCTGACGGCTGAACTCGACGAACGTCTCCGGCGTCGCCATCACCGTGACGCCACCGGCCAGCGCCAGCGAGCAGTCGCCGCCGCGCAGGGCCTGGGCCGCCATGTGCATCGCGACCAGGGAAGACGAGCACGCGGTGTCGATGCTGACGGACGGACCTTCCAGCCCGAGTGTGTAGGACACCCGCCCGGTGACGATCGAACCGGCACTGTTCGCGCCCACGTAGTCGTGGTACTGCACCCCCGCGTACACGCCCGTCGGGCTGCCCTTGAGCGACACCGGGTCGATGCCCGCGCGCTCCAGCGCCTCCCACGACGCTTCGAGCAGCAGCCGCTGCTGCGGGTCGATGGCCGGCGCCTCCTTGGGCGAGACACCGAAGAACGCCGGGTCGAAGTCGCCCGCGTCGTACACGAACCCGCCGCGCGCGACATACGTCGTGCCGGGGCGGCGGCCGGTCGGGTCGAGCAGACCCGCGACGTCCCAGCCGCGGTCGGCCGGGAAGTCACCGATGGCGTCGCGGCCCTCGGCCACGAGCTCCCACAGCTGCTCGGGCGAGGTCACACCGCCGGGCAGCCGGCAGGCCATGCCGACGATCGCGATGGGCTCGTCGGAGGTTCCCGATGCGACCGTGATGACCTCTTGCGCGGTGCCCGCCAGCTCGGCCAGCAGGTGCGTGGCCAGGGCCGACGGGGTCGGGTGGTCGAAGATGAGCGTCGCGGGCAGGCGCTGACCGGTCGCCGCGGTCAGGCCGTTGCGCAGCTCGATCGCGGTCAGCGAGTCGAAGCCGAGCGATTGGAACTGGGCCGCCGGCTCGATCTCGTGCGCGCCGCCGTAACCGAGCACGGTGGCGGCGTGGCCGCGCACCAGCTCCAGCACGGCGTCACGCCGGTCGTCCTCGGGCAGCCGCAACAGGCGTCCGGCGAACGAGTCCTCGGTCGCCTCGGCGTGCGCCGCGACGCGCCGGGCCGCGCGGCCGACGAGCTGCTCCAGCGTGCGCGGGATCCGGTCGAGTTTGCGCAGCACCGGCAGATCGAGCTTCGCCGGGACCGCGGTCGGCTGCCGGACGGCGAGCGCGCGGTCGAACAGCGCGAGACCGTCCGCAGTGGACAGTGGGACGATGCCGCTCGACGCGAGCCGCGTCACCTCCTCGTCGGTGAGCGTGCCGCCCATGCCGCCGACCTCGCCCCACAGGCCCCAGCCGAGCGAGAGGCCCGGCAAACCGTGGGCGACGCGGTGGGCGGCGAGGGCGTCGAGGAACGCGTTCGCGGCGGCGTAGCTGCCCTGGCCGGGTGCCCCGAGCACGCCGGAGACCGAGGAGAACAGGACGAACGCCGAGAGCGCGGTGTCGCGGGTCAGCTCGTGCAGGTTCACGGCGCCGTCGACCTTGGGCGCGAGCACCGTGTCGACGCGGCCGGGGGTCAACGCAGTGACGACACCGTCGTCGAGCACGCCGGCCGCGTGGACCACGGCGGTCAGCGGGTTCTCGGCCGGGATGTCCGCGAGGACCTGGGCCAGCGCGGCACGGTCGGCGACGTCGCATCGCGCGAGTCGCACATCGACGTCGAGCTCACGCAGGTCGGCGGCCAGCTGCTCCAGCTCCGGCGTGGTCCGGCGGCTGACGAGCAGCAATCGGCGCACGTCGTGCTCGGCGGCGAGGTGCCGGGCGAGCTTGCCGCCCAGCGCGCCGGACGCGCCGGTGACCAGCACCGTGCCGTGGGGGCAGAAGTACGGGCGCTCCAGCTCGGGTGCCGTGCGCACGAGGCGCGGCGCGAGGACCACACCGAGGCGGACGGCGGCCTGCGGCTCACCCGAGGCCAGAATCTGCGGGAGCACGTCCTCGGCCTGGGTTTCGGGATCGAGGTCGAGCAGCAGGAACGAGTCGGGGTTCTCCTCCTGCGCCGAGCGCACGAGACCCCACACGGCGGACGCGGCGAGGTCCGTGACATCGCCACCGGCCGCGACGGCGCCGCGGGTCACGATGACCAGGCGTTCGTGCTCCTCGTGACCTTCGGCGAGCCAGCTCTGCACCGCGGCGAGCACGCGGTGGGTCGGTTCGTGCAGGTCACCGGTGGTGGCGGTGCAGTCGAAGACCTTGAGGCCCGAGGTGTCCACAGTGTCCATATCGGACTCCGGAACCGCCGCCCGCTGCCATTCCACGCGGTACAGCGGCGCGGCCTGCTCGGACGCGATCGGGGTGGTGAACGCGCGGAACACGGTCTCGGCGACCGTCGCCACGGGGGCACCGGTGGTGTCGGCCAGGACGACCTCGAAGCCGTCGTCCGTGGTCGGGGTGAAGCGGACGCGCAGCGCGGACGCACCGGTGGCGTGCAGTTCGACGCCGGTCCAGCAGAACGGGACGCGGCCGACGCCACCGTCACCGCCGCCGGCGACGCGCAGGGCGTGGGTGCACGCGTCGAGCGCGGCCGGGTGCAGGCCGAACCGCTCGGCGTCGCTGTCCTCGGGCAGCGTGACCTCGGCGAACACCTCGCGGCCGCGCTGCCACACCGCGCGCAGCGACCGGAACAGCGGGCCGTAGGTGAGACCGGTGTCGGCGAAGTCCTCGTAGATCCCGTCGATCGCGACGGGCTCGGCGCCGGCGGGCGGCCACTCGGTCAGCTCGGTTCCACCCCGCGCGGACTGCGGGGCGACGGTGCCGGACGCGTGCAGCGTCCACTCGTCACCCTCCTCGGGTCGCGAGTGGACGGTGACCGTGCGGACGTCGTGCTCCCCCGCGGCACCGACGGTGACCTGCACTTGAACGCCACCGCGAGCCGGCAGCACCAGCGGGCTGCCCAGCGTCAGCTCTTCGATGCGGCCGGCGCCGACCTGGTCGCCGGCGCGCACGACCAGCTCCAGGAACGCGGTGCCGGGCACGGCCACGACGTCGCCGAGCCGGTGCTCGGCCAGCCACGCATGCGTCTCGACGGACAGCCGCCCGGTGAGGACGACCCCGTCGCTGTCGGCGAGCGCGACGGCCGCGCCGAGCAGCGGGTGACCCGCCGCGGTGAGGCCGGCGCCGGTGATCTCGTCGCGGTTGGCGCGGGCGGCGAGCCAGTACCGCTTGCGCTGGAACGCGTACGGCGGCAGGTCGACCCGCTTCGCGCCCCGGCCGGCGAAGACCTCGGCCCAGTCGGGCTCGAGGCCGCTGACGTACAGCTCGGCCAGCGCTGTGAGCGCGGCCTGCGGCTCGTCACGGTCGTTGCGCAGCATGGGAACGACGGTTGCGGCACCGGCCTGGCTGTTCTGCCGGACGAGCGCGGACAGCACGCCGTCCGGTCCGACCTCGACGAACCGGCCGACGCCGTGCGTGGTGAGCGTGCTGATGCCATCGTGGAACCGGACGGCGGCGCGAACCTGGCCGACCCAGTAGTCCGGAGTGGACATGTCGACATCCGCGCCGACGGTGGAGACGATCGGGATCGCCGGCGGCGCGTAGGTGAGCTGCTCGGCGACCGCGCGGAACTCGGCGAGCATCGGCTCCATCAGCGGCGAATGGAACGCGTGGGAGACCTTGAGCTTCGAGGACTTGCGGCCGTCGAACCGCGCGACCACGGCGGCGACGGCGTCCTCCGTGCCCGACAGCACGACGGAGTCGGGGCCGTTGATGGCGGCGATGCTCACGGAATCGGTCAGGTGCGGCGTGACCTCGTCCTCGGTCGCCTGGAGTGCGACCATCGCACCGCCGGCCGGCAAGGCCTGCATGAGCTTCGCGCGAGCGGCGACCAGCGTGGCGGCGTCGGCCAGCGACAGGATGCCGGAGACGTGCGCGGCGGCCAGCTCCCCGATGGAGTGGCCCAGCAGGTAGTCGGGCTTGATGCCCCACGACCGCAGCAGCCGGAACAGCGCGACCTCGATGGCGAACAACGCCGGCTGCGTGTACCCGGTCTGGTTGATCAGGCGCGGCTTCTCGAGCACGACCGTCTTGAGTGGACGGTCCAGGTGCCGGTCCAGCTCGGCGCACACCTCGTCGAAGGCCGACGCGAACACCGGGAACGCGGCAGCCAGCGAAGCGCCCATCCCCGCGCGCTGCGCACCCTGCCCGGAGAACAAGAACGCGGTCTGCCCCTCCGCCGACGAACCGGTGACCACTCCCGGCGCGGTCTTCCCCCCTGCCAGTGCGGCAATCGCCGTCGCCGGGTCTTCGGACAGCACCACAGCCCGGTGCGACAACGGCGACCGGGACGTGGCCAGCGAGAACCCGAGATCCAGCGCTGACACGCCGTCCACTTCGGACAGCCGAGCCGCCTGCGCCGTCAACGCGGCCGCCCCGTGTCCGGCCAGCGGCATCGGCACGGCAACACCGTCCGGCCAGCTCGGCGGGACAACCTCGGCCGCTTCGATCGAGGGAGCCTCCTCGACGATCACGTGCGCGTTGGTGCCGCTCACGCCGAACGACGAGATCCCCGCCCGACGCGGCCGTCCCTCCGCGGTCCAGGGACGCGCCTCCCGCAGCAGCTCCACGTCGCCGCAAGCCCAGTCGACCTCGGTCGACGGCTCCGTGACGTGCAGCGTCTTCGGCAGCAGCCCGTGCCGCAACGCCTGCACGACCTTGATCACGCCGCCCACACCGGCCGCCGCCTGCGCGTGGCCGATGTTCGACTTGATCGAGCCCAGCCACAGGGGTTTGCCCGCCGGCCGGTCCTGGCCGTAGGTGGCGAGCACGGCCTGAGCCTCGATCGGGTCGCCGAGCGTGGTGCCGGTGCCGTGGCCCTCGACGGCGTCCACGTCGGAAGCCGACAGCTGCGCGTTGGCCAGCGCCTGCCGGATCACGCGCTGCTGCGAGGGACCGTTGGGCGCGGTGAGGCCGTTGGACGCGCCGTCGGAGTTCACGGCCGAGCCGCGCACGACGGCGAGGATCGGGTGGCCGTTGCGGCGAGCGTCGGAAAGCCGTTCCAGCAACAGGGTTCCGGCGCCCTCGGCCCAGCCGGTGCCGTCGGCGCTGTCGGAGAACGCCTTGCAGCGGCCGTCGGCGGCGAGGCCGCGCTGGCGGCTGAACGCGAGGAACGGCCCCGGCCGCGACATCACCATCACGCCGCCGGCCAGCGCCAGCGAGCAGTCGCGCTGCCGCAGCGACTGCACCGCGAGGTGCAGCGCGACCAGCGACGACGAGCAGGCCGAGTCGATCGTGACGGCCGGGCCCTCCAGACCCAGCGCGTAGGCGATGCGGCCGGAGATGACCGAGCCGGCGTTGCCCGTGCTCAGGTAGTCCTCGACCTCACCGGCGAGCACCGCCGCCGGCAGCTCGTCGTAGTAGTCCTGCCCGCCACTGCCGACGAACACGCCGACCTGCTGCTTCGCTAGCGAATGCGGCGCGATGCCGGCACGTTCGAACGTCTCCCACGCCAGCTCCAGCACGATCCGCTGCTGCGGGTCCATGGCCAGGGCCTCGCGCGGCGAAATGCCGAAGAACGGCGCGTCGAACTCGCCCGCGTCGGCGACGAAGCCGCCCTCGCTGACGTAGCTCGTGCCGGGGCTGTCGGGGTCGGCGTCGAAGAGCGTGTCCAGGTTCCAGCCGCGGTCGGCAGGGAACCCGCCGATCGCGTCGCGGCCCTCGGCCACCAGGCGCCACAGGTCCTCGGGCGAACGGACGTCGCCCGGGTAGCGGCAGCCCATCGCGACGATCGCGATCGGCTCGGCGCCCGCGGCCTCGACCTCACGCAGCCGCTCGCGCGTCTCCTGGAGGTTGGCGGTCACCCGCTTGAGGTAGTCGACCAGCTTGTTTTCGTCAGTCATCGCCAGATTCCTCTTGTCGCTGCAGTGGGCGGGTGTCAGGCGCCGAGCTCGTTGTCGATGAGGGCGAACAGCTCGTCGGTGGTCGCGGCCTCCAGTGCGGCTTCCGCGCCACCTCCGCTGCCGGCCAGCGTCTTGTGCAGGGTGGTGACCATCGCCTGCAGCCGCGCGACGATGCGCGACCGGTCGATCTCCGCGGCGTCGAGCGAAGCGGCGACGGCCTCCAGGCGGTCGAGCTCCACCTCCAGCGGCACTTCGGCGTCGCTCTCGCACAGCTGTGTCCACAGGTGCTCGGCGAGCGCCTGCGGGTTCACGTGGTCGAACGCGACGGTCGCGGGCAGCTTCAGGCCCGTGGTGGCACCGAGCCGGTTGCGCAGGTCGACCGCCGTCACCGAGTCGAAGCCGAGCTCCTTGAACGCGCGGGCCGGCTCGACCGAACCGGCGCCGTCGTAGCCGGCGACGGCCGACACCTCGCCGCGCACCAGGTCCAGCAGGGTGCGCCGCTGTTCGGGGGCGGTCAGGCCGGCGAGCTTCCCGGCGAGGTCGCCGGTGGACTCGACCGGAGCTTCGTCGGCGGTGACCTCGGGCAGCGCGCGCAGCAGGGGCCGCGGCCGGGCCAGCTGGTAGACCGGCGCGAACGCGGCCCAGTCGATGTCCGCGACGACCAGGTGCGTCTCGTCGTGCGCGAGTGCCTGGCCCAGCGCCTCGACGGCGAGCTTCGGCGCCATCTCGGCCAGGCCCATGCGGCGCAGCAGGTCGCTCGCCTCGGCGTCGACCATGCCCCCGCCGCCCCAGGAACCCCAGGCGACGGCGGTGGCGGTGCGGCCGTTCGCGCGGCGGCGCCGGGCGAGGGCGTCGAGGTAGGCGTTGCCGGCGGCGTAGGCGGGCTGGCCTGACGTGCCCCAGACCGCCGCACCCGACGACATCAGCACGAAGGCGTCGAGCTCGGTGTCGCCGAGCAATTCGTCGAGCAGGGCGGCGCCGGAGACCTTGGCGTGGAGGGCTGCGGTGAACTGCTCGGGCGTGACGTCGTCGAGGGAAGGCTCGCGGGTGAGCACCCCGGCGGCGTGGACGACAGCCGCCGGCGGGTGCTCTTCGAGCAGGGCCGCAAGCGCTTGCGCGTCGGTGACGTCGCAGGCGGCGACGGTGACGCGGGTGCCGGACAGCTCCTCGACCAGCTCGCGCGCGCCGTCGGCGTCGAGGCCGCGGCGGCTGGTGAGCACGAGGTGTTCGGCGCCCTTCGCGGCGAGCCAACGAGCGACATGCA
Protein-coding regions in this window:
- a CDS encoding SDR family NAD(P)-dependent oxidoreductase — encoded protein: MTPAHCSDKRNLAMTDENKLVDYLKRVTANLQETRERLREVEAAGAEPIAIVAMGCRYPGDVRSPEDLWRLVAEGRDAIGGFPADRGWNLDTLFDADPDSPGTSYVSEGGFVADAGEFDAPFFGISPREALAMDPQQRIVLELAWETFERAGIAPHSLAKQQVGVFVGSGGQDYYDELPAAVLAGEVEDYLSTGNAGSVISGRIAYALGLEGPAVTIDSACSSSLVALHLAVQSLRQRDCSLALAGGVMVMSRPGPFLAFSRQRGLAADGRCKAFSDSADGTGWAEGAGTLLLERLSDARRNGHPILAVVRGSAVNSDGASNGLTAPNGPSQQRVIRQALANAQLSASDVDAVEGHGTGTTLGDPIEAQAVLATYGQDRPAGKPLWLGSIKSNIGHAQAAAGVGGVIKVVQALRHGLLPKTLHVTEPSTEVDWACGDVELLREARPWTAEGRPRRAGISSFGVSGTNAHVIVEEAPSIEAAEVVPPSWPDGVAVPMPLAGHGAAALTAQAARLSEVDGVSALDLGFSLATSRSPLSHRAVVLSEDPATAIAALAGGKTAPGVVTGSSAEGQTAFLFSGQGAQRAGMGASLAAAFPVFASAFDEVCAELDRHLDRPLKTVVLEKPRLINQTGYTQPALFAIEVALFRLLRSWGIKPDYLLGHSIGELAAAHVSGILSLADAATLVAARAKLMQALPAGGAMVALQATEDEVTPHLTDSVSIAAINGPDSVVLSGTEDAVAAVVARFDGRKSSKLKVSHAFHSPLMEPMLAEFRAVAEQLTYAPPAIPIVSTVGADVDMSTPDYWVGQVRAAVRFHDGISTLTTHGVGRFVEVGPDGVLSALVRQNSQAGAATVVPMLRNDRDEPQAALTALAELYVSGLEPDWAEVFAGRGAKRVDLPPYAFQRKRYWLAARANRDEITGAGLTAAGHPLLGAAVALADSDGVVLTGRLSVETHAWLAEHRLGDVVAVPGTAFLELVVRAGDQVGAGRIEELTLGSPLVLPARGGVQVQVTVGAAGEHDVRTVTVHSRPEEGDEWTLHASGTVAPQSARGGTELTEWPPAGAEPVAIDGIYEDFADTGLTYGPLFRSLRAVWQRGREVFAEVTLPEDSDAERFGLHPAALDACTHALRVAGGGDGGVGRVPFCWTGVELHATGASALRVRFTPTTDDGFEVVLADTTGAPVATVAETVFRAFTTPIASEQAAPLYRVEWQRAAVPESDMDTVDTSGLKVFDCTATTGDLHEPTHRVLAAVQSWLAEGHEEHERLVIVTRGAVAAGGDVTDLAASAVWGLVRSAQEENPDSFLLLDLDPETQAEDVLPQILASGEPQAAVRLGVVLAPRLVRTAPELERPYFCPHGTVLVTGASGALGGKLARHLAAEHDVRRLLLVSRRTTPELEQLAADLRELDVDVRLARCDVADRAALAQVLADIPAENPLTAVVHAAGVLDDGVVTALTPGRVDTVLAPKVDGAVNLHELTRDTALSAFVLFSSVSGVLGAPGQGSYAAANAFLDALAAHRVAHGLPGLSLGWGLWGEVGGMGGTLTDEEVTRLASSGIVPLSTADGLALFDRALAVRQPTAVPAKLDLPVLRKLDRIPRTLEQLVGRAARRVAAHAEATEDSFAGRLLRLPEDDRRDAVLELVRGHAATVLGYGGAHEIEPAAQFQSLGFDSLTAIELRNGLTAATGQRLPATLIFDHPTPSALATHLLAELAGTAQEVITVASGTSDEPIAIVGMACRLPGGVTSPEQLWELVAEGRDAIGDFPADRGWDVAGLLDPTGRRPGTTYVARGGFVYDAGDFDPAFFGVSPKEAPAIDPQQRLLLEASWEALERAGIDPVSLKGSPTGVYAGVQYHDYVGANSAGSIVTGRVSYTLGLEGPSVSIDTACSSSLVAMHMAAQALRGGDCSLALAGGVTVMATPETFVEFSRQQGLAADGRCKVFSDDADGTTWSEGAGVLVLERLADARAHGHPVLAVLKGSAVNQDGTSNGLTAPNGPAQQRVIRAALADAGLEPSEVDAVEAHGTGTKLGDPIEVQALLATYGTQTSADRPLWIGSVKSNIGHTQAAAGAAGVIKMVLAMQHGELPATLHVSRPSTEIDWSTGAVRALVEPVKWLPNGHTRRAGVSSFGVSGTNAHVILEEGDRREVVSGGGVPEHDGPVAWPVSGRGAAALRAQAEQLMSYVDEEPEGSLADIGLSLATARSAFDRRAVLIGSRSPQFVRGLAALVDEEEARGVVSGVTTSGRTAFLFAGQGSQRTGMGKRLAEQQPTFAAAYDEVCAELDKHLDRPIREVIDSGEALDETRYTQPALFALEVALFRLVRSWGVKPDVLAGHSIGELAAAHCAGVLSLADAAKLVVARGALMQALPDGGAMVAIDATPEAVREAADGTVDLAAVNGPSAVVISGAADAVAAVAAKFERTKQLRVSHAFHSRLMEPMLAEFRVVAEQLTYAEPRIPVISTVTGEPADLTSPEYWVRQVREGVRFLDAVTRAAADGATRFLELGPDTTLTAMATACLDDRPEGPVLAALLHKDQDEAVTALTGLAQLHVSGLDVNWTAVYEPTGARKVALPTYPFQRQRYWLESAASAPGQEDHPLLGSALELADAGGLLFSGRVSVGTHPWLADHVVGGSILFPGTGFVEMAIRAGDEAGCPRLDELTLEYPLVVPERSGVRVQFALTAPDATGTRTFTVHSRPEGDGTAWTRHATGRLAKADKAGKFELGQWPPADAEQVRLEGTYEELAEDGLAYGPAFRGLVAAWKHDGEAFAEIQLPASVSEVDRYGIHPAVLDAALHTIGVSGALGKEPMLPFAWEGVRLHAVGATTLRVHVKSVGTGAVALDIADGTGAPVVSVESLLLRPMSAVPQAAEPSGGDSLFRVVWEPAELDAVAEVTDWTLVGADPFGLAGELGAETTVDFADASGLLVVSAGGDDVHAELHRVLGILQEFLARPDGSLLVVTRGAVATEAGENPDPVGSAVAGLVRSAQAEHPDRITLVDLGTGTPTGRTLAAVSASDEPQVALRTGAVLVPRLRRATDAAAAPVWRAEGTVLITGATGALGSAVARHLVTEHGVRSLLLVSRRGADAPGAADLREELAGLGADVTLAACDVADRDAVSELLQGVELQAVVHAAGVLDDGVLTSLTPERLDKVLRPKADAAATLHELTRDADLTAFVLFSSAAGVLGAPGQGNYAAANAYLDALAARRRAEGLTGTSLAWGLWEGGMGDAVQDADAHRIGETGITALSTEDGLRLLDSAAGSAEPLLVPIALEPRVLAASSVEDLPAVLREFADAPGRRAAQDAADDTESLAQKLSALPVAKRVPTMLTLVRTHAAALLGHAGPEAVEADRSFNEVGFDSLSATGFRNKLSLVTGLKLPVSLIFDYPTPRILAEHLVGELAPQGAETPVPEPEPEDEQPALDASAIDELDADALISMAIGGSDDD